In Arachis stenosperma cultivar V10309 chromosome 1, arast.V10309.gnm1.PFL2, whole genome shotgun sequence, one DNA window encodes the following:
- the LOC130941278 gene encoding uncharacterized protein LOC130941278, translating to MRSMVSSSASSRGIAAIVGVGPNLGLSIARKFAHEGYTVAILARDLGRLSRFAEEIAREEKSQVFAIRIDCSDSRSVREAFEGVLSLGFVEVLVYNAYYHPLQNTSFHDLRLDSFQKSLAVSSIGAFHCAQQVLPGMVERGKGTILFTGCSASLNGIAGYSELCCGKFALRALSQCLAREFQPQGVHVAHVIIDGVVGPPRGQTASSQERIVASSYGELSSSNSGVVVGSGIVDGTIMDPDTLAQTYWHLHIQDRNAWTQEMDLRSSCARFF from the exons ATGCGAAGCATGGTAAGCAGTTCTGCTTCGTCACGAGGCATTGCTGCCATCGTCGGGGTGGGCCCCAATCTGGGACTATCAATCGCCCGCAAATTCGCTCACGAAGGCTACACGGTGGCCATCCTTGCTCGCGACTTAG GGAGGCTGTCGAGATTTGCGGAGGAGATAGCACGGGAAGAGAAGTCGCAGGTGTTCGCGATTCGAATCGACTGCTCTGACTCAAGAAGTGTAAGGGAGGCCTTCGAAGGAGTGCTGTCCCTCGGATTCGTCGAGGTCCTCGTCTACAATGCTTACTATCATCCACTCCAAAACACCTCCTTCCACGACCTCCGCCTAGACTCCTTCCAGAAATCCCTTGCTGTTTCTTCCATTGGCGCCTTTCACTGCGCTCAACAG GTGCTGCCGGGCATGGTGGAAAGAGGAAAGGGCACGATTCTCTTCACTGGCTGCTCCGCTTCTCTAAACGGCATTGCTGGATACTCTGAATTAT GCTGTGGGAAATTCGCATTGAGAGCACTATCGCAATGCCTGGCGAGGGAATTTCAACCTCAGGGAGTGCACGTAGCCCATGTTATCATAGATGGTGTTGTTGGCCCACCCAG AGGGCAAACGGCGTCGTCTCAAGAAAGAATAGTAGCATCATCATATGGGGAGTTAAGTAGCAGTAACAGTGGAGTAGTAGTAGGAAGTGGAATTGTTGATGGAACAATAATGGACCCAGACACGCTGGCTCAAACCTACTGGCACTTGCACATTCAGGACCGAAACGCTTGGACCCAAGAAATGGACCTACGATCTTCTTGCGCTAGATTCTTCTAG